The Bacteroidota bacterium genome includes a region encoding these proteins:
- a CDS encoding ABC transporter ATP-binding protein, translated as MTETEYKNIIQLKDVSIGYGKNILLRDINFGIPENNIVALLGLNGTGKSSLLRSIAGLQKIISGSVLLNEKSIQHYSAEALAKQLGIVLSGRGELLQSLTVREVLYMARAPYTGFMHVLQQEDKRIIDDVITEFNLEGFVNRPIYQLSDGEMQKVMIARVLIQETPVIILDEPTSHLDIMNKVEIFSRIKKLRTQNKTILFASHELDLALQIADYCILLNHKGEYIFGETQSLIDNKQFEYFFNAPNFKFDAVNRKFETNLRY; from the coding sequence TTGACAGAGACAGAATACAAAAATATTATACAATTAAAAGATGTTTCCATTGGATATGGAAAAAATATATTGTTGCGGGATATTAATTTCGGAATACCTGAAAATAATATTGTTGCCTTGCTCGGATTGAACGGAACAGGAAAATCCTCATTATTGCGCAGCATTGCCGGATTACAGAAAATAATTTCAGGTTCAGTTTTATTGAATGAAAAATCAATTCAACATTATTCAGCAGAAGCACTCGCAAAACAACTAGGCATCGTTTTATCAGGTAGGGGAGAATTATTGCAATCGCTAACCGTACGCGAAGTTTTATATATGGCAAGAGCGCCTTATACCGGATTTATGCATGTGCTTCAACAGGAGGATAAAAGGATAATAGATGATGTTATTACAGAGTTTAACTTAGAAGGATTTGTAAACCGACCTATTTATCAACTCAGCGACGGGGAAATGCAAAAGGTTATGATAGCCAGAGTGTTGATTCAGGAAACACCGGTAATAATATTAGATGAACCTACTTCCCATCTTGATATAATGAATAAAGTGGAAATATTTTCGCGAATTAAAAAATTAAGAACTCAAAACAAAACAATTTTATTTGCTTCCCATGAATTAGATCTGGCTCTTCAAATTGCTGACTATTGTATCCTTTTAAATCATAAAGGGGAATATATTTTCGGAGAGACACAATCGCTAATTGACAATAAACAATTTGAGTATTTTTTTAATGCTCCTAACTTCAAATTCGATGCAGTAAATCGCAAATTTGAAACGAATCTTCGTTATTAA
- a CDS encoding class I SAM-dependent methyltransferase — protein sequence MVLYIIHKVPLFRKLYFNSVGRPFVSKKIRPLVSILPKNSPILDIGSGNGLAAHLLKEKGFNIVPLDIHEGNYHPSVKPIVYDGKNIPFGDNSFHTGIILTVLHHIEDPEEFLKEAVRVCEELVIMEDIYDNKMQQYLTYFLDRVANLFYSPCPHTNKNDAQWRATFAKHDLEVVTVHYRKVIFVIKQAVYHVKKVNGAKKDI from the coding sequence TTGGTATTATACATCATTCATAAGGTCCCTCTTTTCAGAAAACTCTATTTTAATAGTGTTGGAAGACCCTTTGTATCTAAAAAAATAAGACCTCTTGTAAGTATTTTGCCCAAAAATTCACCCATTTTGGATATTGGATCCGGAAATGGATTGGCAGCGCATCTGCTGAAAGAAAAAGGCTTTAATATAGTTCCGCTCGATATTCATGAAGGTAATTATCATCCTTCTGTAAAACCAATTGTTTACGATGGAAAAAATATTCCTTTTGGTGATAACAGTTTTCATACAGGAATAATATTAACAGTTTTACATCATATAGAAGATCCTGAAGAATTTTTAAAGGAAGCCGTAAGAGTATGTGAAGAATTAGTGATCATGGAGGATATTTATGACAATAAAATGCAACAATATCTCACCTATTTTTTAGATCGTGTAGCCAATTTATTTTATTCCCCCTGCCCTCACACCAATAAAAATGATGCTCAATGGCGTGCAACATTTGCAAAACATGATCTTGAAGTAGTTACAGTGCATTATCGGAAAGTTATCTTTGTGATCAAACAGGCAGTTTATCATGTTAAAAAGGTTAACGGAGCTAAAAAAGATATTTGA
- the msrB gene encoding peptide-methionine (R)-S-oxide reductase MsrB, whose translation MRKHLMIFTIALIPAIFSCGQSKTSSLETKSDSDTTEQKIMITLESPDYMWDGVKITKTDAEWQKIMTEQQFYVARQAGTERPFKNPFHDNHEDGIYYCVGCGMPLFDAKHKFDSGTGWPSFYQPINAKNIATDTDTDIGYVRDEIHCARCEAHLGHVFDDAPSTPTGLRYCINSASLIFKKR comes from the coding sequence ATGAGAAAGCATTTAATGATTTTTACCATTGCATTGATCCCGGCAATTTTCAGTTGCGGTCAGAGCAAAACTAGTTCTTTAGAAACTAAGTCTGACAGTGATACTACTGAACAAAAGATAATGATCACCTTGGAATCACCGGATTATATGTGGGATGGAGTGAAGATCACCAAGACAGATGCGGAATGGCAGAAAATAATGACGGAGCAACAATTTTACGTTGCAAGGCAAGCGGGAACGGAAAGACCTTTTAAAAATCCTTTTCATGACAATCATGAAGATGGTATTTATTACTGTGTGGGTTGCGGAATGCCTTTATTTGATGCAAAACATAAATTTGATTCTGGAACCGGTTGGCCGAGTTTTTATCAGCCGATTAATGCTAAAAATATTGCCACTGATACCGACACCGATATCGGTTATGTTAGAGATGAAATTCATTGCGCACGCTGTGAAGCTCACCTGGGTCATGTATTTGATGACGCACCTTCCACACCAACAGGTTTGCGTTACTGTATAAACTCTGCTTCTTTAATTTTCAAAAAAAGATAA
- a CDS encoding ATP-binding cassette domain-containing protein produces the protein MITVNNVSLRYGKRILFEEANLKFTKGNCYGIIGANGAGKSTFLKIISGEIEPTTGIVDITPGERMAVLKQNHSEFDQHSVIHTVMMGHKKLWAIIQEKDALYAKPDFNEADGLRVGDLEAEFGEMNGWTAESDAAELLSNLGVTEDKHYEYMKDLSGKEKVRVLIAQALFGNPDILLMDEPTNDLDIDTIQWLENFLADYENTVIVVSHDRHFLDAVCTHVADIDYGKISIFTGNYSFWYQSSQLMLQLMSQKNKKTEDKRKELQDFIARFSANASKAKQATSRKKALEKLNIEELRPSTRKYPGIFFTPEREVGDQVLQVTNLSKTANGKLLFKNISFIAERGDKIAIVSRDPLAKTNFLEILAGEKKADIGEFKWGVTITPNYLPNDNAEFFTGDINLIDWLRQYSKDKDESFVRGFLGRMLFSGEESLKSCKVLSGGEKVRCMISRSMLLGGNTLILDEPTNHLDMESITAFNNALQDFKGFILFTSHDHQFMQTVANRVIEITPNGVIDKLMTYDEYIVDEKVKEMQERMYPVEEFV, from the coding sequence ATGATCACAGTTAATAATGTTTCGCTTCGATATGGTAAACGTATTCTTTTTGAAGAAGCAAACCTCAAATTCACCAAAGGCAATTGTTACGGAATTATAGGTGCAAATGGCGCCGGTAAATCCACTTTTTTAAAAATTATTTCGGGGGAGATAGAACCTACTACCGGCATCGTGGATATTACTCCCGGTGAACGTATGGCGGTTTTGAAACAAAATCACAGCGAATTTGACCAGCATTCGGTAATTCATACCGTTATGATGGGACATAAAAAATTATGGGCCATTATTCAGGAAAAGGATGCATTATATGCAAAACCTGATTTTAATGAGGCGGATGGTTTGCGTGTTGGAGATCTTGAAGCAGAATTCGGTGAAATGAATGGCTGGACCGCAGAAAGTGATGCAGCAGAATTATTGAGTAATCTCGGAGTTACGGAAGATAAACACTACGAATACATGAAGGATCTTTCCGGAAAAGAAAAGGTGCGTGTTTTAATTGCACAGGCACTTTTTGGAAATCCTGATATTTTGTTGATGGATGAGCCTACCAATGATCTGGATATTGATACCATTCAATGGTTGGAAAACTTTCTTGCCGATTATGAAAATACCGTTATTGTAGTTTCCCACGACAGACACTTTTTAGATGCTGTTTGTACGCACGTTGCAGATATTGATTATGGTAAAATAAGCATTTTCACTGGTAATTATTCCTTCTGGTATCAATCGTCGCAATTAATGTTGCAATTAATGTCGCAGAAGAATAAAAAGACTGAGGACAAACGCAAAGAATTACAGGATTTTATTGCGCGATTCAGTGCAAATGCATCTAAAGCAAAACAGGCAACATCCCGTAAAAAGGCTTTGGAGAAATTAAATATAGAAGAATTAAGACCTTCCACACGTAAATATCCGGGTATATTTTTCACGCCGGAAAGAGAGGTTGGTGATCAGGTTTTACAGGTTACCAATTTATCAAAAACAGCTAACGGAAAATTGTTGTTTAAAAATATTTCTTTCATTGCAGAGCGCGGAGATAAAATTGCAATTGTGAGTCGCGACCCACTTGCAAAAACAAATTTCCTTGAAATATTAGCCGGTGAGAAAAAAGCAGATATAGGTGAATTCAAATGGGGCGTTACAATCACCCCAAATTATTTACCAAACGATAACGCAGAATTTTTTACCGGTGATATTAATTTAATTGATTGGTTGCGTCAATATTCTAAAGATAAGGACGAATCATTTGTAAGAGGATTTTTAGGCCGTATGTTATTCAGCGGTGAAGAATCTTTAAAAAGTTGTAAAGTACTTTCCGGTGGCGAAAAAGTGCGTTGTATGATCTCAAGAAGTATGTTATTAGGCGGAAATACTTTAATACTGGATGAACCTACCAATCATCTCGATATGGAAAGTATCACCGCATTCAATAATGCGTTACAGGATTTTAAAGGATTTATATTATTCACATCTCATGATCATCAGTTCATGCAAACCGTAGCAAACAGAGTTATCGAAATTACACCAAATGGAGTAATAGATAAACTTATGACCTACGACGAATATATTGTGGATGAAAAGGTGAAGGAAATGCAGGAGAGGATGTATCCCGTCGAAGAGTTTGTTTAA
- a CDS encoding SCO family protein, which produces MKRFTNFQIAVVTVSVIVLFAIIITYIYTIDLHKEPVLPFYGPEGDKGQPHYVSDFKLIDQNNEVITQDIYKDKIYVADFFFTTCLGICPIMTEEMIRVYKAYKDEPEVLILSHTVDPEHDTPEVLARYAKNRDINSEKWHFVTGEKKQLYDLARYSYLVDATEGDNGPNDFVHTENFALVDREGRIRGYYDGTDSVEVKKLIGDIRLLLDDK; this is translated from the coding sequence ATGAAAAGGTTTACCAATTTTCAAATTGCAGTAGTTACTGTTTCGGTGATCGTGCTTTTTGCCATCATAATTACTTACATATATACCATTGACCTGCACAAAGAACCTGTTTTGCCTTTTTATGGTCCTGAAGGCGACAAGGGGCAACCACATTACGTTTCAGACTTTAAATTGATTGATCAAAACAATGAAGTAATTACACAGGATATCTACAAGGATAAGATCTATGTTGCCGATTTTTTCTTTACCACCTGTCTGGGAATTTGTCCTATCATGACCGAGGAGATGATTCGAGTTTACAAGGCGTATAAGGACGAACCGGAAGTGTTAATTCTTTCACATACCGTTGATCCTGAGCACGATACACCTGAAGTTTTAGCCAGATATGCCAAAAATCGAGACATCAATTCAGAAAAATGGCATTTTGTTACCGGAGAAAAAAAACAGCTGTATGATCTTGCCCGCTACAGTTATTTGGTGGATGCCACTGAAGGCGACAATGGTCCGAACGACTTTGTCCACACCGAGAATTTCGCTTTAGTTGACCGTGAGGGCAGAATTCGGGGGTATTATGACGGAACAGACTCGGTTGAAGTTAAAAAGCTGATTGGTGACATCAGATTGTTGTTGGATGACAAATAA
- a CDS encoding T9SS type A sorting domain-containing protein — protein MKVLITISLIITCFCTNINAQTAMQISGVDCYGEPVDMFADLDAGKAIILHFYMPDCGACPPPADKMQEMATNIMVDYPDMVKGYAFPFQDITTCDYSISWVEDNHLPFFAPMDSGEYPVAYYGGFGMPTVVLLGGADHRVMFTTLSFITSDTTEMRDSILNMLGAPTDILNNVSSISNFNVYPNPANEILQINVDISMNSDIKINILDITGKLILEIAEEKNVAGNIIKQVNVSSISEGIYLVKLTANGNSSMKMLTITH, from the coding sequence ATGAAAGTACTTATTACAATTTCTCTAATTATAACATGTTTTTGCACCAATATTAATGCACAAACTGCAATGCAGATCAGTGGTGTTGATTGTTATGGTGAACCCGTGGATATGTTCGCTGATCTGGATGCGGGAAAGGCTATTATTTTACATTTTTATATGCCTGATTGTGGTGCATGTCCACCACCTGCAGATAAGATGCAGGAAATGGCGACAAATATTATGGTTGATTATCCTGATATGGTAAAGGGTTATGCTTTTCCATTTCAAGATATTACAACCTGCGATTATTCCATTTCATGGGTAGAAGATAACCACTTACCATTTTTTGCACCAATGGATAGCGGTGAATATCCTGTGGCATATTACGGTGGTTTCGGAATGCCTACTGTTGTTTTATTAGGTGGAGCTGATCACAGAGTGATGTTTACCACTTTAAGTTTTATCACAAGTGACACTACAGAAATGCGGGATTCAATACTAAATATGTTAGGAGCGCCAACAGATATTCTGAATAACGTATCCTCCATTTCAAATTTTAATGTATATCCAAATCCTGCTAACGAAATATTACAGATAAATGTCGATATATCAATGAATTCAGATATTAAAATTAATATTCTTGATATTACAGGCAAATTGATATTGGAAATTGCTGAGGAAAAAAATGTTGCGGGAAATATAATTAAACAAGTGAATGTATCCTCAATTTCGGAGGGTATTTATCTCGTTAAATTAACCGCAAATGGAAATTCAAGCATGAAAATGTTGACAATTACACATTAA
- a CDS encoding multicopper oxidase domain-containing protein yields MKKSLLIILLSGGFLVCKSQNPLLIPPVLSGTNFDLSVQNGMTQFFPGINTPTYGINGNILGPTLIVNKWDSITINVTNNLTGTGNSTTMHWHGLHVPAHADGGPHQIIEQGTTWSPQFQILNNASTFWYHPHGEGKTDLQVSRGLAGFIIVKDSAEAELGLPRTYGVDDFPLVVQSKAFDVLNQIAISTEEDTLICVNGTVDPYLDAPAQIIRLRLLNGSSMRVYNFGLSNDQEFVLIGTDGGLLNDPIPLSRILLGPGERAEILVDLQTLAGQTIYLKSFSSEIENGIYGAATVTGMMGGEIPNYDLNPLNGADFDILQINVVEQNADPISTIPSILIVNTPYTDYDNSRVFNLQPDEMMDPEGQVMGPFNINGDHFDIMTINQTVYLNDVELWRIVNNTGIAHPFHIHDIQFYIDNINGGPVPIHLQGLKDVVLVKPMEYVEVITKFDDFADNYIPYMYHCHMLHHEDDGMMGSFRVIDTSATSILDMEGSDFQIFPNPVTNTLFISLQYNLEHVEVRIVNNAGQIIIDKKNLSGDKFFIDVSVIPPGSYILELILKKEVLTKIFIK; encoded by the coding sequence ATGAAAAAGAGTTTATTAATAATATTATTATCTGGAGGATTTTTAGTTTGTAAATCGCAAAATCCACTTTTAATTCCTCCGGTACTTAGCGGAACCAATTTTGATCTATCCGTTCAAAATGGTATGACACAATTTTTTCCGGGAATTAATACACCTACTTACGGTATTAATGGAAATATTCTTGGCCCTACTTTAATTGTAAATAAATGGGATTCAATCACGATCAATGTTACCAATAATTTAACCGGCACGGGAAATTCCACCACTATGCATTGGCATGGACTGCATGTTCCTGCTCATGCTGATGGCGGACCACATCAAATAATTGAACAAGGAACAACATGGAGCCCGCAGTTTCAAATATTGAATAATGCATCAACATTTTGGTATCACCCACACGGAGAAGGAAAAACTGATTTACAGGTTTCAAGGGGATTGGCCGGATTTATTATTGTGAAGGATAGTGCGGAAGCCGAACTTGGACTTCCGCGAACATATGGAGTTGACGATTTTCCATTGGTTGTGCAATCCAAAGCTTTTGATGTATTGAATCAAATTGCAATTTCAACGGAAGAGGATACTTTGATTTGCGTAAATGGAACCGTAGATCCATATTTGGATGCACCTGCGCAAATAATTCGTTTGCGATTGTTGAACGGTTCGTCCATGCGCGTTTATAATTTTGGACTTTCTAATGATCAAGAATTTGTTTTAATTGGAACGGATGGCGGTTTATTGAATGACCCAATTCCTCTTTCCAGAATATTATTGGGCCCTGGTGAACGCGCGGAAATTTTGGTGGATCTCCAAACATTAGCAGGACAAACAATTTATTTAAAGAGTTTTAGTTCAGAAATTGAAAATGGTATTTATGGTGCAGCGACAGTGACCGGAATGATGGGTGGTGAAATTCCAAATTATGACCTGAATCCCTTGAATGGTGCCGACTTTGATATATTACAAATAAATGTGGTGGAACAAAATGCAGATCCGATCTCCACTATTCCAAGTATTTTAATTGTTAATACTCCATATACTGATTATGATAATTCTCGTGTATTTAATTTGCAGCCAGACGAAATGATGGATCCTGAAGGGCAGGTGATGGGACCTTTTAATATCAATGGAGATCATTTTGATATAATGACAATTAATCAAACAGTTTATTTAAATGATGTTGAATTATGGAGAATTGTAAACAATACCGGAATTGCCCATCCATTTCACATTCATGATATTCAATTTTATATTGATAATATCAATGGCGGACCTGTTCCAATTCACTTGCAGGGTTTGAAAGACGTTGTTCTTGTTAAACCAATGGAATATGTTGAAGTAATTACAAAGTTTGACGATTTTGCCGATAATTATATTCCATATATGTATCATTGTCATATGCTGCATCATGAGGATGATGGAATGATGGGGAGTTTCAGAGTAATTGATACAAGCGCAACTTCGATCCTGGATATGGAAGGGTCAGACTTTCAGATATTTCCAAACCCGGTAACAAACACACTTTTTATTTCATTGCAATACAATTTGGAGCATGTGGAAGTTAGAATTGTTAATAATGCAGGTCAAATAATTATCGATAAAAAAAACCTCAGTGGGGATAAATTTTTTATTGATGTTTCTGTAATTCCTCCAGGGTCATACATACTGGAGTTAATTTTAAAGAAAGAGGTGCTGACAAAAATTTTTATTAAATAA